From the genome of Desertifilum tharense IPPAS B-1220, one region includes:
- a CDS encoding metallophosphoesterase family protein, with the protein MSVKQPRRIFIGDVHGHYDGLMHLLDAIAPGTSDRVYFLGDLIDRGPQSSNVVNFVQNSSYQCIRGNHEQLLIDAFPDGKLHSPALQAWLYSGGQSTVSSYQDMRELMEHVYWAQSLPTYLDLGDVWLVHAGVHPGLPIDEQTPEELCWIRDLFHGMEQPYFADKLIITGHTITFTLPGVEPGKIARGRGWMDIDTGAYHRKSGWLTALDLTHELVYQVNVFEGGCRVMSLADATMEVDPRKVSDRHQLLSR; encoded by the coding sequence ATGAGTGTAAAGCAACCTCGACGCATCTTTATCGGTGATGTTCACGGCCATTATGATGGGCTGATGCACTTACTTGATGCGATCGCCCCTGGTACAAGCGATCGCGTTTATTTCTTGGGGGATTTAATCGATCGGGGACCGCAAAGCTCAAATGTTGTGAATTTTGTGCAAAATAGTTCCTATCAATGTATCCGGGGAAATCACGAACAACTCTTAATTGACGCCTTTCCGGATGGCAAACTTCACAGTCCGGCTTTACAGGCTTGGCTGTATAGTGGAGGTCAAAGTACGGTCTCTAGCTACCAAGACATGCGGGAGTTGATGGAGCATGTATATTGGGCGCAAAGTTTACCTACCTATCTAGATTTGGGAGATGTTTGGTTAGTTCATGCGGGGGTACATCCGGGTTTACCCATTGACGAACAAACCCCAGAGGAACTTTGTTGGATTCGCGATCTGTTCCACGGTATGGAACAACCCTATTTTGCCGATAAGTTAATTATTACCGGACATACTATTACCTTTACGCTGCCGGGAGTAGAACCTGGGAAGATTGCGAGAGGGCGCGGTTGGATGGATATTGATACGGGAGCCTATCATCGTAAAAGTGGCTGGCTGACGGCGCTGGATCTGACTCACGAGTTGGTTTATCAAGTGAATGTTTTTGAAGGGGGATGTCGGGTGATGTCTCTGGCAGATGCGACAATGGAGGTCGATCCGAGGAAGGTGAGCGATCGCCATCAGTTGTTAAGCCGTTAA